The Salminus brasiliensis chromosome 3, fSalBra1.hap2, whole genome shotgun sequence genome contains a region encoding:
- the abitram gene encoding protein Abitram, protein MVFAMEEADQTAPSVIDRYYTRWYKTDMKGKLCEDHCILQHSNRICLITLAESHPILQNGRKIKNINYKISDGCSRLNNKVSGKSKRGGQFLTEFAPLCRITCTDNMEYTIFSCIRGRLLEVNEDILKRPDLLLEKPSTEGYIAVILPKLEESKSITNGLLTREQYEDVVSKRTNPQQEPC, encoded by the exons ATGGTGTTTGCCATGGAAGAAGCAGATCAAACAGCTCCGTCTGTTATTGATAGATATTACACGCGATGGTATAAAACAG ATATGAAAGGAAAACTATGTGAAGACCACTGCATTCTCCAGCATTCAAACAG AATCTGTCTTATTACTCTTGCGGAGTCTCACCCCATCCTGCAGAATGGGAGGAAAATCAAGAACATCAACTACAAGATCAGTGACGGATGCAGCCGCCTGAACAACAAAGTATCTGGGAAGTCAAAGAGG GGTGGGCAGTTCCTCACAGAGTTTGCTCCTCTGTGCAGAATAACATGTACAGACAACATGGAATACACCATTTTTAG CTGTATCAGAGGACGCCTTTTAGAAGTCAACGAGGACATCCTAAAGCGACCAGATCTTCTGCTGGAAAAG CCTTCTACTGAGGGGTACATAGCAGTCATTCTACCCAAACTCGAGGAGAGCAAGAGCATCACCAATGGCCTTCTGACTAGAGAGCAATATGAGGACGTTGTCTCTAAACGGACCAATCCACAACAAGAGCCTTGCTGA